CAGGAGGTGTTTCGTTATCCTTGTCGGGATTGAAATGCGGCATTTTATCAATGCCGTCATACAAATCAACCGTTATTCGATCGCTGTATGTTGCCGCTATTGCTTTCAGCAGTGCAAGGTTCAGCGATTGCTGTTTGGTGCTTCCCGATATAGCCAGAATTTTCTTTTTGGAGCTGATCATACTTTACTACTTCACATCAACTAAGAAGCAAAACAGTTTTGACGAGCAAAGGTTGGCCGGGATTTCTTCAATGAAACTTCTCCCCTTTGGCCATCATTTCCAGAATCTGTTGCATACGTTTCTCGCGGGTTTTCGGTCTCTTCGCGGTACTCAGACGGTATGCAATGGCATACAGATTGGCTTTGTTCAGGTTCCGGAAAAACGCCAACGCCTCTGGATTGGCCGATAAAGCTTTCATGAAATCGTCGGGAATGGTCATGTTGCTTTGTGCTTCGTATGCTTGCTCCCAGCGTCCGTCGGATTTGGCTTTTTCCACTTCTACCAGTCCGGATGGTTTCATTCTTCCCTCCTTCGTCAATCGTTCAACATGTTTGGTGTTTCGCTTCGACCATTTGCTGCCATTGCGACGTGGCGTGAATTTTCGTAGCCACGATTCGTCATCGTACTTCTTCAGCTGTCCGTCTATCCATCCGTAACATAGCGCCACATCCAGCGCTTCGTCATAAGTCACGGTTTCCTTTCCCGAGTCTTTTTTAAACAATCGCAACCAGATGCCGTCCGGGTTGGTATGGTTCGCGGCCATCCAGTCTTCAAATGCTTTTCCCGATGTGAAAGGCAGGATGGGTAATTCGTTTGGCTCTTCTTTTTTCATTCTGACTTCTCCCGTATCTTCAAAAATAGACGAAAATACGTATTCATACGAGCAAAATTCAGACTGGTTCCGTTTAATAAATCAGCAGAGACTGGGTAATTCCCTGTCTCTGCTATTGCGGAGCATTACGGCTGAACCGCTTCAATCCGGCTGGCTGCACCCGAGACAATTCCTATCCGGTTCCAGGCGTTGATGGTGATAATGCCCATGATGATTTGGGACAGGTACGTTTCATCGAAATATTTGCGTGCGTTGACGATCAGTTCGGCAGGAATATCTCCATGTATCCGGGTAACGGCATCTGTCAGGGCCAGGATGGCTTTTTCCTTTTCATCGAACAGGTCGGTTTCCTCCCACGCATCTAACAAGAAGATGCGTTGTGGTGTTTCGCCATACTTCATGGCATCGGTAGTGTGCATATCGATGCAAAAGGCACAACCATTAATTTGCGATGCCCGTATCTTGATTAACTCGCGATGAATATCGGTTAGTCCGCTGTTTTTAACGTAGTGTTCCAAACCGAGCATGGCCTGATATGCTTCCGGCTGTACTTCGGCAATCTTTACATGTGCTTCCATGACATTTGCTTTTAGTTCGTCACAAAGGTGGCCATGAAAACACGGAAAAAACTTAAACGGGTTTAAGAAACGGATGAATCAGTCTTTTTTCTGAGTTCACTCAGATATTCGGGCGTCATACCAAGCAAAGATGCCAGCATATATTGCGGTACCCGTTGCACAAATTCCGGATATTTTCGCTGGAAACCGAAAAACATCTCCTCTTTGGAACGACTGTACAACAAACCAATACGAAACAATGACGCAGCATAGGCTCGTTGCAGTATTTTTCGAAAATAGGTCTCGAAGGCAGGTACCGTGGCGAATAACTTTTCACTGGTTTCATCGTCCAGCGAGATAACCACCGAATCCTCAACGGCCTGGATACAATATTGACTGGGACCTTTGCGAGCTTTGCTGGTATAATCCGTTATCCACCAGTTTTCGATGGCAAACTGAATGGTCCGCTCGTTCCCCTGCTCATCGGTAAAGAAGAGTCGCAAGCATCCGGATACGACAAAATGATTGGCCCGGCAAATGTCGCCGGTCGTCAGTAAGAACTCCTTTTTCCGCACCTTTCGTTCGGCAACGCTTGCCGCGATAAAATCGGATTGGTCATCCGTCAATTCGGTAAACTGGCGAATGTGTTGGATCAGCTCCCTGCTCATGGATTTTATTTTCCCATTACGGAATTGAGAGGGAGAAGGTAACAGAAATTGTTATTGATTGGATTCGGCTAACCGGTACGTGTGCCTCAACAATTCGGGGCCGCCGAATGGTCCGTGTCCGGGAATGACAATGCGGGCGTCCGTGAATTTGTCGATCACCTTTATAATGGTGGCCGGATAGGCTTTCAAATCGCCATCGGCCGTATTGCCCAACGTACGCGAATTCATACTCTTTACCAAACAACCGGGAAACAGAATCTTCTCTGACGGAATCCAAACCACAATGTTATCGGTCGCATGGGCCGGCCCCAAGTAATAACATTCGATGGTTTTATCTCCTAGTTTCAATTGCAACGAATCTGTGAATCCATGATCGGGAACAGGCAAGCCTTTTACTTTCGCGCTGTCGACGGTTATCTGGTTCGCCCACGACGGAATATGCTGCTGTTGCAAATAAGCTATTCCCCCCATGCAGTCAATATGCCAGTGGTTGGGAACAAAACCAACGACTTCGACCTCCATCGAACTTTTGAGCCAATCGACCAACGTCCGGGTCTCTTCTTCGGTTACAGGTGTGTCAAACAGAAATGCCTCCTTTCCGTTGATAAACACCAATCCGTTGGAAGAAACTCGTCCAAACGGTGGAATCTCTGCCTGTGAAATATGTACATATGCCCGCTCGGACAGTTTGACCAACACAATGTCATCGGACACTTTTAGCCGCTGCGCAATTTGCTGCGCCCATACTTGTCCCTGTAAAAAGACCATCAGGGAAATCACCAACCACTTTTTCATATTTATCATTGGTTACCATTAGGAGTTTCATTTCTTATGCCAGTGCCTGATGAATGGAATCGAGCCGGGCTTTGGCATCCGGTTCCTGACCGAAAATGGAATCAAGCTTTTCGCACGGATAATCACTGCAATGAGCGCAATTATCCAGACCTCTTTCCCGGGCACAATTCCGAATATTGCAATTCCGACAACCGGAAAACAGGCGACCTGTTTCAGCCGTGCAGCCATCACAGTCGGTAACATCGCGCAATTGTATATCGATTCCATACTCCGTTGCACATTGCCTGACAATATCTTCACGCATGGCCTGTTTCCGAATCAAATCCGTCTCGATTGTCGCTAGATGAATAGGGCATCCGTCGCAGTGCAATCCACAATAAACCATCATGATCGTTCTTGTTTAGGTCTTGTTTCTTTTTCCCGAAAAGGGAAAGCATTTGTTTATTTCAGACGGAGCCGAATTCCTATCTGTTCCGCCCGTCGAACCATTCCGTCGCCTCGTCGCCCTGCGACTATGAGATGGAATAGCTGCAGTTTTTCGTTGATCCGTTGTCAGCCATTCCATTGAAAAAGTTACGTAAAAACTTTGCATTTATCCTAACGGGAATCGGCTCAGTGTTCTTACTTTTTCCTTCCGGAGGTACCAGTCGTTGGTTACCAATTCGATTTCCTTCACCTGAAACGTGCCAAAGTCAAAATCCCGAAACTGTTCCAGCTTATCCAGGAAAGTATCTTTATGTTGGAGCGGTTTCCGGAAACGAATAACCGTAGAATGGGCAGTCTGCAGAACATACCGTTTATCGATAGATTGCTGCAGTTCTGATTTCCTGAATTGCTTTCGCAGACTTTCGCGCAACTCATTTAGCCGGTCGTTTTCACTGAATCCCTGAATCATCACTCCTGAAGGTGATGCTGTAATTCCTTTCATCCGAATTGAAAAAGAATCTTCGCCTGCCAGACTTTCACGAATCAGCTGATTGTAGGACGTTAAATCAATCTGTTCCGGGTGAAATCCGCTGTAGCAGGAAATAACCGACAAGAGGGTGATATGTAGATCGGAAGTGAGATAATAATACTGCTCAGGCTCTGCCTTTTGCAGCATTTTCAACCAACCACGAATGCGTTCCTTTACCTCGTCGTCCGGGCGAACCAACAGGGTAATTCCTCGCCGGTCATCCAACGGATCATCCAGCAATTCATCCGTAACAACTCCCTCATTCCGAATCTTTGCTATCGAATCGGTGTATAATTGGTGATAATGCTTTGTTAGTGCAGCTTCATTCATGTAATGTGGAACTTTAGCCGGCAGGCGCTTCCGGCCCACCGAATCTGCGAACGGATTTTAAAAGTAGAAAAATTATTGAAGTAATCTGGCCTTGCCTTTCCCAAGTTGCCAGAGCTTTCTTCCGATCAGGAAAAACCATAACAGGTACAATGGTCCGGCAATTGCCATTAATAATGTGCCGGCCACCGGGAATATAAATCCCGAGAAGATGTGCAGAAAATCAAAGCCATGGGTTACAAACCCTGTATAGGCGGTGAGTTTACTGAATACGGCACTTCTCAACATCACCCAGGAGATGAAGATACCACCTAACTGTGTGAGAATACTTCCCACAATGGCTCCGGTTCCGTGCCACATGTCGGAAGCGAAAAGTACTTCGCCGGCAGCAATCAGGCGGCGTTGTTCCTCCGGAGTTATGGCGCCGGCATACCGGTTGCTCAGGTATAACCATGAAAATACAGAAGGTGTGGCCAGGAAAAGCGTTACACCAATGAATACCATGACAACCGATATTGTTGTAATTCCCTGGTTGGATTCCTTCAGACTGAAGTAAAGACCGGCGAACAGAACGTAATAGAGCGGGATGAATATGACGGTCAAAATGTCGAGCCGGAGCAGCCCGACCAGTTTGTTCTCCTGCAACATGCTAAAGCACTCTTCCACCGTTATCGGCTGGGTGCCAACGGTGACCAACAATATCATGGTTGCAACCGAATAAACAATCAGGATAAAGGCTGCAATTCCGGCTATTCGGCAGAGTCTTTTTACACCTGCGTGTCCGGCTATCCATTCCAGTGTTGTGTCTTGTCGCGACATCATACTATTGCTTTTTATGCTATTTGAAAGCTACCGCTTCGGAGAAATACATACTACAACAAGTCCATCTTCCGGCGGGATGTAGCAATCAGTGCCAGTCCAACGATACCAATGGTGATTCTGGCCGGCACAGGCAACAATTCGAAAAACATCATCGCTGCTCCCGTCAGTGCCAGGATGATACCGACGTAAAACTGAATGTCGTAGATAGTCTTTCTTTTCATTGCTCTGAGTTTAGTTGTCCGGTATGCTATTGGTTATGCAACGATTCCCCCAAACGGAATCTATACTCAAGTTACCAAAATTTGAGCAATCCTCTTAGCTACTTCCGTGAAAACTATTGGTGAGTAGCCTGCACTTGCTCCCGTTCCAAACTGAAAGATTCACTCCGCTGCAGCGCAAGAATCACTTGGCTTATCAGGAAAATACGGTCCTGCAACAGAGGATAGTTAATCTTTTCCGGGGTGTCGGTCGGTTTGTGGTAGTCTTTATGCAAACCGGAGAAGAACATCACGGCCGGGATGCCTTTCTCATAAAACTTGTACTGGTCGGAACGCATGTAATACCCGGTTAAATCGTGCGAATTATTGAAAGTATAATCGAACGAACATTCCGGGACTCGTTGGTCAACCTTTTCAAAAAGAGCAGCAAGTTTCGGTTGTGTATCGGTTCCAAGGGAATAGAGATAAGCCTCTTTCCCGATGTGTTGAGAATCGACACGTCCAACCATATCAATATTCAGGTTAAGCAACACTTTCCCGGGTTCGAAATCCGCGCGTTTCACCTGGTATTTAGCGCCCAACTCTCCCACTTCTTCACCCGTCGTCGCCAGGAAAATAAGGTTGTATTTCAATTCCGGAATACCGGAAAACAGTTTGGCTAACTCAAGCATCGAAGCCACGCCGGAAGCATTATCGTCGGCACCGCGGAAATAAAAACGTCCGTCAGTTCCCAAATGATCGTAGTGCGCCGTGATGTAAATGGAAGTATCAGATGTTCCTTTTAGCATCCCGATTACATTTCGTCCCGTCGTTCGGTTCACTATCCGCTCACATTTCACCCGAACGGTGTTCATCGGACAATCGGCAATCGCTTTAGTTTCGATCAATTGATTGAGGTCTCTGGCAGACATCTTCATCAAATGGCGAATCTGCATATTGGGAATAATAAATTCCACAAAACCAATACTATCATTTTCAGACCGATCACTATAAGCAAACGTATATCGTTTCCGGGTCATGAAGTTCTTAAAAGTTCTCCGGATGGATTCGAATTGCTTATCGTTGTATGGATTGGCTAAAATTAACCCTGCGGCTTTTCTTTTTTCCAGTGCAACTTCAATATCGTACGTTGAACGCAGGTTCTTTGTGAAAACCAAAACCATTCGGTTTTTTACATTGATTTGCTCCAGATCTTCAGGTGTTCCCTTACCGCCGAAAATTAGCTCCAGTTCCTTTTCCTCATTTATGGGTTCTCGGCTCATACTGGCCATCTCCTGAAAATCATCGAGCTTTCGGTTACGGGCAGTCTTCAGATAGGTTTCGCCCCGATAATACTGAACCAGCTTAAAATCGTCGTAGTAGCCGTTGTCTCCTGCTTCCAACAGGCCATATTTGGTAAACTCTCCGGCAATGTACCGGGCCGCTTTCATCTGCCCGAGCGTTCCAGTCAGCCTTCCTTCCATCGAATCGGATGCCAATATTCTGATGGTCTGCTTTAGCTCTTTTTTATCAATTGAAAAATGTGCTGCGTTGGACGAAGATTGTCCGTAGGTTTGTGTTGTCAGACAAACAAAAAGATAAACAAGAATTCGTTTCATCAGTCGTTTAGGTTAGTGAAAAAGTAAAGCCGGTCCTTTGAGTAAAACCAGCTTTCTAAAGCTACAAAACTATTATCATATCTAAAAAGATATCTTACATCTGCGAATTGAGATCCCAGGACAAACCAAACATTGCTACACCCAAAGCTGTTAAACACAACAGAAGGACTTATCT
This Prolixibacter sp. NT017 DNA region includes the following protein-coding sequences:
- the bla gene encoding subclass B1 metallo-beta-lactamase; the encoded protein is MKKWLVISLMVFLQGQVWAQQIAQRLKVSDDIVLVKLSERAYVHISQAEIPPFGRVSSNGLVFINGKEAFLFDTPVTEEETRTLVDWLKSSMEVEVVGFVPNHWHIDCMGGIAYLQQQHIPSWANQITVDSAKVKGLPVPDHGFTDSLQLKLGDKTIECYYLGPAHATDNIVVWIPSEKILFPGCLVKSMNSRTLGNTADGDLKAYPATIIKVIDKFTDARIVIPGHGPFGGPELLRHTYRLAESNQ
- a CDS encoding YdeI family protein yields the protein MKKEEPNELPILPFTSGKAFEDWMAANHTNPDGIWLRLFKKDSGKETVTYDEALDVALCYGWIDGQLKKYDDESWLRKFTPRRNGSKWSKRNTKHVERLTKEGRMKPSGLVEVEKAKSDGRWEQAYEAQSNMTIPDDFMKALSANPEALAFFRNLNKANLYAIAYRLSTAKRPKTREKRMQQILEMMAKGEKFH
- a CDS encoding Crp/Fnr family transcriptional regulator produces the protein MSRELIQHIRQFTELTDDQSDFIAASVAERKVRKKEFLLTTGDICRANHFVVSGCLRLFFTDEQGNERTIQFAIENWWITDYTSKARKGPSQYCIQAVEDSVVISLDDETSEKLFATVPAFETYFRKILQRAYAASLFRIGLLYSRSKEEMFFGFQRKYPEFVQRVPQYMLASLLGMTPEYLSELRKKTDSSVS
- a CDS encoding M20/M25/M40 family metallo-hydrolase is translated as MKRILVYLFVCLTTQTYGQSSSNAAHFSIDKKELKQTIRILASDSMEGRLTGTLGQMKAARYIAGEFTKYGLLEAGDNGYYDDFKLVQYYRGETYLKTARNRKLDDFQEMASMSREPINEEKELELIFGGKGTPEDLEQINVKNRMVLVFTKNLRSTYDIEVALEKRKAAGLILANPYNDKQFESIRRTFKNFMTRKRYTFAYSDRSENDSIGFVEFIIPNMQIRHLMKMSARDLNQLIETKAIADCPMNTVRVKCERIVNRTTGRNVIGMLKGTSDTSIYITAHYDHLGTDGRFYFRGADDNASGVASMLELAKLFSGIPELKYNLIFLATTGEEVGELGAKYQVKRADFEPGKVLLNLNIDMVGRVDSQHIGKEAYLYSLGTDTQPKLAALFEKVDQRVPECSFDYTFNNSHDLTGYYMRSDQYKFYEKGIPAVMFFSGLHKDYHKPTDTPEKINYPLLQDRIFLISQVILALQRSESFSLEREQVQATHQ
- a CDS encoding 2'-5' RNA ligase family protein, which translates into the protein MNEAALTKHYHQLYTDSIAKIRNEGVVTDELLDDPLDDRRGITLLVRPDDEVKERIRGWLKMLQKAEPEQYYYLTSDLHITLLSVISCYSGFHPEQIDLTSYNQLIRESLAGEDSFSIRMKGITASPSGVMIQGFSENDRLNELRESLRKQFRKSELQQSIDKRYVLQTAHSTVIRFRKPLQHKDTFLDKLEQFRDFDFGTFQVKEIELVTNDWYLRKEKVRTLSRFPLG
- a CDS encoding DUF3795 domain-containing protein — protein: MMVYCGLHCDGCPIHLATIETDLIRKQAMREDIVRQCATEYGIDIQLRDVTDCDGCTAETGRLFSGCRNCNIRNCARERGLDNCAHCSDYPCEKLDSIFGQEPDAKARLDSIHQALA
- a CDS encoding carboxymuconolactone decarboxylase family protein, with the translated sequence MEAHVKIAEVQPEAYQAMLGLEHYVKNSGLTDIHRELIKIRASQINGCAFCIDMHTTDAMKYGETPQRIFLLDAWEETDLFDEKEKAILALTDAVTRIHGDIPAELIVNARKYFDETYLSQIIMGIITINAWNRIGIVSGAASRIEAVQP